From one Anopheles bellator chromosome 1, idAnoBellAS_SP24_06.2, whole genome shotgun sequence genomic stretch:
- the LOC131205836 gene encoding LOW QUALITY PROTEIN: uncharacterized protein LOC131205836 (The sequence of the model RefSeq protein was modified relative to this genomic sequence to represent the inferred CDS: substituted 2 bases at 2 genomic stop codons), producing MSSTTAPVTVKQERHDDAEINEMAAKIIEVHKQQSAKAAATIQQQQAVRPGGAVAGSGQLVPAVTGNGMSSGGQANILNYLTRKPANTAATPATNSSTAATSSLIANPGATGGAGMLLPTGIGVPLGQGSGTSTAGRTANGNAKAADGGASSSEQNGERKLGDEATLKGHFGWETFPGKVYIPYIFRQEERYCAVRMVEMKLLNKYLNYLHQDIYTCTCVRSYYITEAESKLFNEINTKHCDLQFGREMFTLKDLVVRLTDAHKFYRFLDVCYQKLLMGCSTPNDKCGFIRINKESVVPYTVRDNQKMVPLFYFEGETDNLKLKADNLSGWDLSYLKFCCKVQGIRNELFASDSVAVISLTDIKGYFPPGTEFEDYWPSKVVDSQLLSGPKGNNTVHWTRQPAQPPPKVPAIISTTQGRKATNNNIYQTLQTQQNLAKSNNQMNNITAAVQALTNNWNIGNHANVLTPQHEQLLRLSQAQQXPSLFXAAQAQAQIRSMQMQQYNSYINNAMSMTSRASQNQAVPPPLVRSQAAHLSNGGVGATGAASLRSSNGSNPLSYLNPALSIFATSSSPNGTVNLSRLNRQQISELAVSGGNREPTNHTPLPAPVGLASSGGSGSSTGSSSNNLGGLSLGRNVTITPSSSTPGLGVGAVGNGSVKSGTYYGTGTGNTSIGGAVPIAYPKNYPPVSITAVPVGSPTRASPKSVQARQPPPALIPVAGGEMPNGGGPGGGNPFAPSAVDLVALLQTLGSQDIEIIQELLPYAAGGRGSVGGAIETARERNRSNSNNSNIRGTLPSYRESTNTTTGCGSSVTGSSVIVNDSSRHGSRVDEFARSQSVIKSAASARSVGNSSVGGGGNYLRGLVSTGMLDVIDLSSTPRSSMAGAALSQQQSVQQQQQQQQAQQQSQASMAGAKRSGSSLSGSSRSSSIISSSSGGGGVPGGGSIVGSVANSYRASGAAVLQQLQQQQQQQQQQQQQQQAQQQAAATAAAVAAAAAAAAGSSMPDGSTRHGNLIILSELNIGVTPYKPYEVVKKPVENKIIYCVNKTPYRHNEYLMTIFDLKDVFFPYVSLDLCRRVLTALEVTLFIGNSLQYQALQEAGRTNVEKMAMVQVADIMTYMPQLQYMVRNHIQDTPANKRARIS from the exons ATGTCCAGCACGACGGCACCGGTAACGGTGAAGCAGGAGCGGCACGATGATGCCGAAATCAACGAGATGGCAGCCAAAATCATCGAGGTGCACAAGCAGCAGTCGGCGAAggcggccgccaccatccagcagcagcaggcagtgCGGCCTGGTGGCGCAGTGGCCGGTTCCGGCCAGCTGGTGCCGGCCGTCACCGGCAATGGAATGTCCTCCGGTGGTCAGGCCAACATACTGAACTATCTTACCCGGAAACCGGCAAACACGGCCGCCACCCCTGCCACCAACAGTTCCACGGCGGCCACGTCGTCGTTAATAGCGAATCCgggggccaccggcggcgcAGGGATGTTACTCCCCACCGGCATCGGGGTGCCGCTTGGGCAAGGGAGCGGCACGAGCACCGCTGGGCGAACGGCGAATGGAAACGCGAAAGCGGCGGACGGAGGGGCATCCTCGTCGGAGCAGAATGGCGAGCGAAAGCTGGGCGACGAGGCCACCTTGAAGGGTCACTTCGGGTGGGAAACGTTTCCGGGGAAGGTGTACATTCCGTACATCTTTCGTCAGGAGGAGCGCTACTGTGCGGTGCGCATGGTGGAAATGAAGCTGCTGAACAAGTATCTCAACTACCTGCACCAGGACATCTACACGTGCACCTGCGTCCGGTCGTACTACATCACCGAGGCGGAGAGCAAACTGTTCAACGAGATCAACACCAAACACTGCGATCTGCAGTTTGGGCGCGAAATGTTCACCCTCAAGGACCTGGTCGTCCGGTTGACCGATGCGCACAAGTTCTACCGCTTCCTGGACGTGTGCTACCAGAAGCTTCTGATGGGCTGCAGTACGCCGAACGACAAGTGTGGCTTCATCCGCATCAACAAGGAGTCGGTGGTGCCGTACACGGTGCGCGACAACCAGAAGATGGTGCCACTGTTCTACTTCGAGGGCGAAACCGACAATCTGAAGCTGAAGGCGGACAATCTGTCCGGCTGGGATCTGTCGTATCTGAAGTTCTGCTGCAAGGTGCAGGGCATCCGGAACGAGCTGTTCGCCAGCGACTCGGTGGCGGTCATCAGTTTGACCGACATTAAGGGCTACTTTCCGCCCGGCACCGAGTTCGAGGACTACTGGCCGAGCAAGGTCGTGGACTCGCAGCTTCTGTCCGGCCCGAAGGGGAACAACACGGTGCACTGGACGCGGCAACCGGCACAGCCGCCACCGAAGGTGCccgccatcatcagcaccacgCAGGGGCGCAAAGCcacgaacaacaacatttACCAGACTCTCCAGACGCAACAAAATCTCGCCAAAAGCAACAACCAAATGAACAATATTACGGCAGCGGTACAG GCGCTGACCAACAACTGGAACATCGGCAATCACGCCAATGTTCTGACCCCACAGCACGAACAGTTACTAAGGCTAAGCCAGGCTCAACAG TAACCGTCTTTGTTTTAGGCTGCCCAGGCGCAGGCACAGATACGCAGCATGCAGATGCAGCAGTACAATTCCTATATCAACAACGCCATGTCCATGACGTCACGCGCGTCCCAAAATCAAGCCGTACCCCCGCCGCTGGTGCGCTCGCAAGCCGCCCACCT GTCGaatggtggtgttggtgcaacCGGAGCCGCATCCCTGCGCTCGAGCAACGGCAGCAATCCCTTATCGTACCTAAATCCCGCCCTCTCCATATTTGCTACCTCCAGCAGTCCCAATGGCACCGTTAATCTGTCCCGTCTCAACCGGCAGCAGATTAGCGAGCTGGCGGTTTCGGGCGGAAATCGTGAGCCTACGAATCACACACCCTTGCCGGCGCCGGTAGGGCTCGcgagcagcggtggcagcggcagtagcaccggcagcagcagcaataacCTTGGCGGATTGTCACTGGGCAGGAACGTTACCATAACGCCAAGCAGTAGCACTCCCGGGCTCGGTGTTGGAGCGGTTGGAAACGGTAGCGTGAAGAGTGGCACCTACTATGGCACTGGAACCGGTAACACCAGTATTGGGGGAGCAGTGCCGATCGCCTACCCGAAGAACTATCCCCCGGTTTCGATAACGGCCGTTCCGGTCGGTTCTCCAACGCGTGCCTCACCGAAAAGTGTTCAGGCGCGGCAGCCACCGCCCGCTCTCATACCCGTGGCAGGTGGAGAGATGCCGAACGGAGGAGGACCGGGAGGAGGAAACCCTTTCGCGCCCAGTGCGGTCGATCTGGTGGCACTGCTTCAGACGCTGGGATCGCAAGACATTGAGATTATCCAGGAACTTCTCCCTtacgccgccggtggccgtggcagcGTTGGCGGTGCCATTGAGACGGCTCGCGAGAGAAAcaggagcaacagcaacaacagcaacatccgcGGTACCCTACCTTCCTATCGGGAAAGCACAAACACCACCACTGGTTGTGGTTCTTCTGTCACGGGTTCCAGCGTAATTGTGAATGACAGTAGTAGACACGGTAGTAGAGTTGACGAGTTTGCTAGAAGCCAGAGTGTCATCAAGAGTGCCGCGAGCGCCAGGAGTGTCGGCAATAGTTCTGTCGGCGGTGGAGGAAATTACCTCCGTGGGCTAGTTTCCACCGGAATGCTGGATGTAATTGATCTATCTTCTACCCCAAGGTCCAGCATGGCAGGGGCAGCActcagccagcagcaatcggtgcagcagcaacagcagcaacagcaagctCAACAACAATCGCAGGCATCGATGGCCGGTGCTAAACGTTCCGGTTCGAGCCTTTCGGGAAGCAGTCGGTCCAGCTCTATTATCAGTTCCTcaagtggcggtggcggagtcCCGGGCGGAGGCTCTATCGTCGGGAGCGTCGCCAACAGCTATCGTGCATCGGGTGCCGCCgttctgcagcagctgcagcagcagcagcaacaacagcagcaacaacagcaacagcagcaagcacAACAGCAGGCAGCAGCCACCGCGGCTGCAgtggccgctgcggccgctgctgctgccggtagCAGTATGCCCGATGGTTCCACCCGCCACGGCAATCTCATCATACTTTCCGAGCTCAACATTGGCGTAACACCGTACAAGCCGTACGAAGTGGTGAAGAAACCggtcgaaaacaaaatcatctACTGCGTGAACAAGACGCCTTACCGGCACAACGAGTATCTGATGACGATCTTCGACCTGAAGGACGTGTTCTTTCCCTACGTCAGCCTGGACTTGTGCCGCAGGGTTCTGACGGCGTTGGAAGTCACTCTTTTCATCGGCAACAG CTTGCAATACCAGGCGCTGCAGGAGGCAGGTCGTACGAATGTGGAAAAAATGGCGATGGTGCAGGTAGCGGACATTATGACGTACATGCCGCAGTTACAGTACATGGTGCGCAACCACATCCAGGATACGCCGGCAAACAAGCGGGCACGCATCAGCTAG